In Carya illinoinensis cultivar Pawnee chromosome 16, C.illinoinensisPawnee_v1, whole genome shotgun sequence, a single window of DNA contains:
- the LOC122299859 gene encoding testis-expressed protein 2-like: protein MLLFLLLVFVIGFGVGALAIVVAEAAGLYFIINWLNWKTKQTEARIASRSQEYSRYLDPNISLNFTNNKKGVVWILESEKIPSNWLDKGLREQKRTKDLLEVYPVKKHAKIKDQKLVLIESDGSHSAIELKGCMIEAVSATSLASQKWAKRFPIKIESNTSVIYKGRKSFYIYLETSWEKEAWCKALRLASGHNKERVVLFASLHEEFHRYLMNLNAGYPSFMKPSIGLSAEPAERSNRPDGTSSKVRLLLKKIVKKTPRVGLETKSSGTSSSGRAERKANEKIVPSQKTISAAGLGKRSKSEENTVQPSASTCSHSGSRSHASVVSDADSDDKFGTDEGTLCWNLLISRLFFDVKSNTDMKRSIQSRIQRTLSSMRTPSYIGELICTDIEPGNLPPFIHGMRVLPVDVNEVWAFEVDIEYSGGMVIDIETRLEVSELDSQKGVVDLDTKSSSVGEIPSDLLEGFEYFGRQFNPTGVAADPLDSKGKVDPNTDRLKSCKSTTSASTYGSRWKSILNSIAKQVSQVPLSLAITVTSLRGMLRFHIKPPPSDRLWFAFTSMPDIDLNLESSVGEHRITSGHIAVFLVNRLKAAIQENLVLPNRESVCIPWMIADKDDWVSKNIAPFIWLHQEMINDPTTGHEVTTSQPTEGKLKTEASKGTSSDPGCEHKKLKNAESINESSDGSAISTRAHGSINLQELRTPLLGNDEPQETCNQVEEVPEHQSYSKSVTLIDKQDSTKEGDDLRRKRMGRKARMLDLGKKVGEKLEEKRRHIEEKGRHIVEKMRGP from the exons ATGTTACTGTTTTTGTTGCTTGTTTTTGTTATTGGGTTTGGAGTTGGAGCGCTGGCGATTGTGGTCGCGGAAGCGGCGGGCCTCTATTTTATCATCAATTGGTTGAATTGGAAGACCAAACAAACGGAAGCCCGGATAGCATCACGATCACAAGAGTATTCCCGGTACCTTGATCCCAATATATCCCTCAATTTCACTAACAACAAGAAG GGGGTAGTATGGATTCTTGAATCAGAAAAGATTCCAAGCAATTGGCTGGACAAAGGACTAAGGGAGCAAAAGAGAACGAAAGATTTATTGGAGGTTTACCCTGTTAAAAAGCATGCAAAAATAAAGGACCAAAAGCTTGTTCTGATTGAATCAGATGGTTCCCACTCAGCTATTGAGCTTAAGGGCTGCATGATTGAAGCTGTTTCAGCTACAAGTCTTGCTTCACAAAAATG GGCCAAAAGATTTCCCATAAAAATAGAAAGCAATACCTCAGTAATTTACAAGGGCAGAAAAAGTTTTTACATCTATCTCGAAACATCTTGGGAGAAGGAAGCATGGTGTAAGGCCCTCCGTCTCGCTTCAGGCCACAATAAGGAGAGAGTTGTGTTGTTCGCTTCGCTGCACGAAGAGTTCCACAGGTACCTAATGAACTTAAATGCAGGCTATCCTTCATTCATGAAACCCTCGATAGGGTTATCTGCTGAGCCAGCAGAACGATCAAATAGGCCTGATGGAACTTCCTCAAAGGTTCGCCTGCTTTTGAAGAAAATAGTTAAGAAGACTCCTAGGGTGGGTTTAGAAACTAAGTCAAGTGGGACTTCATCATCAGGCCGTGCAGAGAGAAAGGCAAATGAGAAAATTGTTCCATCTCAGAAGACAATATCAGCCGCTGGCTTGGGGAAGAGATCTAAGAGTGAAGAAAATACGGTTCAACCATCAGCATCAACATGTTCTCATTCTGGAAGCCGAAGTCATGCCTCTGTCGTATCTGATGCTGATTCTGATGATAAGTTTGGTACTGATGAGGGCACACTCTGTTGGAACTTGTTAATCTCAAGGCTGTTTTTTGATGTCAAAAGCAATACAGATATGAAAAGATCCATACAATCACGTATTCAG AGAACGCTGTCCAGTATGAGAACCCCCAGTTACATAGGTGAACTCATTTGTACTGACATTGAGCCTGGGAATCTCCCTCCTTTCATTCATGGTATGAGGGTTCTTCCAGTGGACGTGAATGAGGTATGGGCGTTCGAAGTCGACATTGAATATTCAGGTGGCATGGTTATTGACATTGAAACAAGACTCGAAGTTAGTGAATTAGATTCCCAGAAGGGCGTAGTGGATTTGGATACGAAATCAAGCTCTGTTGGGGAAATCCCATCAGATCTTCTTGAAGGTTTTGAGTACTTTGGAAGGCAGTTCAATCCTACAGGAGTTGCAGCTGATCCACTGGATAGTAAGGGGAAAGTCGATCCTAATACTG ATCGGTTAAAAAGCTGCAAGAGCACCACATCAGCATCAACTTATGGTTCCAGGTGGAAGTCTATTCTTAATTCCATTGCTAAACAGGTTTCACAG GTGCCTCTCTCTTTGGCCATAACGGTAACATCCCTTCGAGGAATGCTGCGGTTCCATATAAAGCCACCTCCTTCTGATCGGCTATGGTTTGCTTTCACATCCATGCCTGATATAGATCTTAACCTCGAGTCTTCTGTTGGGGAACACAGGATAACTAGTGGACACATTGCAGTGTTCCTGGTCAACCGGCTTAAG GCAGCTATCCAGGAAAATCTGGTGCTTCCAAACAGGGAGAGTGTATGCATTCCTTGGATGATAGCAGACAAGGATGACTGGGTATCAAAGAACATTGCTCCATTCATATGGCTTCACCAAGAAATGATTAATGATCCTACCACTGGGCATGAAGTAACCACCTCCCAACCAACTGAAGGAAAACTGAAGACAGAAGCTAGTAAGGGAACCTCCAGTGACCCAGGGTGCGAGCATAAAAAACTGAAGAATGCTGAGTCAATCAATGAATCTTCCGATGGATCGGCAATTTCAACAAGAGCACATGGCAGCATAAATTTGCAAGAGTTGAGAACTCCTTTGTTAGGGAATGATGAACCACAAGAAACTTGTAATCAAGTTGAGGAAGTACCAGAGCATCAATCATATTCTAAGTCTGTGACTTTGATTGACAAACAGGACAGTACCAAAGAAGGGGATGATTTGAGGCGGAAGAGAATGGGGAGAAAAGCAAGGATGCTTGATTTAGGGAAGAAGGTGGGCGAGAAATTAGAAGAAAAGAGGCGTCACATCGAAGAAAAGGGTCGGCATATTGTTGAAAAGATGCGTGGACCATGA